The stretch of DNA TCAAAATAGAAAGCGGTGAAAAACTGAGGAAAGCCCAAGATAAATTTACCCTAAAGCGCATGCTCGGTATCGCGGGATCATCCGCCATGGTGGCGGGGATTATGATTGGTTCTGGTATATTCATATCCGCACGATGGGTCCTTGTGTACAGCGGATCCGTTGGCATGGCAATGCTGCTGTGGGCGCTTTGCGGACAGGTTGCGTTTGTGGGAGGCCTGTGTTGGGTAGAGCTTGCTCTTACATTTCCAAAATGCGGAGGTATGTACttatatcaatcaatggctgccGTTTTTAAATGGTCTGAAAGAGCCCATCATACACTCATGTACCCATCATACACTACTTTCTTGTGTACCCATCATAATTTTCTTGTGTACCCATCATGCAATACTCCCTAAGTATACCCATcatacatttcttttttgtgtacCCATCATGCAATACTCCCTAGTGTACCCATCATGCAATACTCCCTACTGTACCCATCATGCAATACTCCCTAGCATACCCATCATACACTATTTCTAGTGTACCCATCATGCAATACTCCCTAGTGTACCCATCATGCAATACTCCCTAGTGTACCCATCATACATTACTCCCTAGTGTACCTAAAATACATTACTCCCTAGTGTACCCATCAAACATTGCTCCCTAGTGTACCCATCATACATTGCTCCCTAGTGTACCCATCATACATTACTCCCCAGTGTACCCATCATACATTGCTTCCTAGTGTACCCATCATGCAATAATACCTAATGTACCTGTCATGCATTACTCCCTAGTGTAACCATCATGCATTACTCCTCAGTGTACCCATCATACATTGCTCCCTAGTGTACCCATCATGCATTACTCCCTAGTGTACCCATCATACTTTGTTCCCTAGTGTACCCATCATGCATTACTCCCTAGTGTACCCATCATACATTGCTCCCTAGTGTACCCATCATACATTGCTCCCTAGTGTACCCATCATACATTGCTCCCTATTGTACCCAGCTCCCTAGTGTAGCCATCATACATTGCTCCCTAGTGTGATCCATCATACAGTACTCCCCAGTGTACCCATCATACGTTGCTCCCTAGTATACCCATCATACATTGCTCCCCAGTGTACCCAGCATACATTGCTCCCTAGTGTACCCATCATACATTGCTCCCTAGTATACCCATCATACATTGCTCCCCAGTGTACCCAGCATACATTGCTCCCTAGTGTACCCATCAAACATTGCTCCCTAGTGTACCCATCATACATTGCTCCCTAGTGTACCCATCATACATTGCTCCCTAGTATACCCATCATACATTGCTCCCCAGTGTACCCAGCATACATTGCTCCCTAGTGTACCCATCAAACATTGCTCCTTAGTGTACCCATCATACATTACTCCCTAGTGTACCCATCATACATTGCTCCCTAGTGTACCCGTCATACATTGCTCCCTAGTGTATCCATCTAACATTGCTCCCTAGTGTACCCATCATACATTACTCCCTAGTGTACCCATCATACATTACTCCCTAGTGTACCTATCATACATTACTCCCTAGTGTACCCATCACACATTGCTCCCTAGTGTACCCATCATACATTACTCCCTAGTGTACCCATCATACATTGCTCCCTAGTGTATCCATCTAACATTACTCCCTAGTGTACCCATCATACATTACTCCCTAGTGTACCTATCATACATTACTCCCTAGTGTACCCGTCATACATTGCTCCCTAGTGTATCCATCTAACATTGCTCCCTAGTGCACCCATTAAACATTGCTCCCTAGTGTACCCATAATACAGTACTCCCTTGTGTACCCATCATACATTGCTTCCTAGTGTACCCATCACACATTGCTCCCTAGTGTACCCATCATACATTACTCCCTAGTGTACCCGTCATACATTGCTCCCTAGTGTATCCATCTAACATTACTCCCTAGTGTACCCATCATACATTACTCCCTAGTGTACCTATCATACATTACTCCCTAGTGTACCCATCATACATTGCTCCCTAGTGTACCCGTCATACATTGCTCCCTAGTGTATCCATCTAACATTGCTCCCTAGTGTACCCATCAAACATTGCTCCCTAGTGTACCCATCATACATTACTCCCTAGTGTACCTATCATACATTACTCCCTAGTGTACCCATCACACATTGCTCCCTAGTGTACCCATCATACATTGCTCCCTATTGTACCCATCATACATTACTCCCTAGTGTACCCATCATACATTGCTCCCTAGTGTACCCATCATACATTGCTCCCTAGTGTACCCATCATACAGTACTCCCTAGTGTACCCATCATACATTGCTCCCTAGTGTACCCATCATACATTACTCCCTAGTGTACCTAAAATACATTACTCCCCAGTGTACCCATCATACATTGCTCCCTAGTGTACCCATCATACATTGCTCCCTAGTGTACCCATCATACATAGCTCCCTAGTGTACCCGTCATACATTGCTCCCTAGTGTACCCATCATACATTACTCCCTAGTGTACCCATCATACATTGCTCCCCAGTGTACCCATCATACATTGCTCCCTAGTGTACCCATCATACATTGCTCCCTAGTGTACCCATCATACATTGCTCCCTAGTGTACCCATCACACATTGCTCCCTAGTGTACCCATCATACATTACTCCCTAGTGTACCCATCATACATTGCTCCCTAGTGTACCCATCATACATAGCTCCCTAGTGTACCCATCATACATTGCTCCCTAGTGTACCCATCATACATTGCTCCCTAGTGTACCCATCATACAGTACTCCCTAGTGTACCCATCAAACATTGCTCCCTAGTGTACCCATCATACATTGCTCCCTAGTGTACCCATCATACATTACTCCCCAGTGTACCCATCATACATTGCTCCCTAGTGTACCCATCATACATTGCTCCCTAGTGTACCCATCATACATAGCTCCCTAGTGTACCCGTCATACATTGCTCCCTAGTGTACCCATCATACATTACTCCCTATTGTACCCATCATACATTGCTCCCTAGTGTACCCATCATACATTGCTCCCTAGTGTACCCATCACACATTGCTCCCTAGTGTACCCATCACACATTGCTCCCCAGTGTACCCATCATACATTGCTCCCTAGTGTACCCATCATACATTGCTCCCTAGTGTACCCATCAAACATTGCTCCCTAGTGTACCCATCATACATTGCTCCCTAGTGTACCCATCATACATTACTCCCTAGTGTACCCATCATACATTGCTCCCTAGTGTACCCATCATACATTGCTCCCTAGTGTACCCATCATACAGTACTCCCTAGTGTACCCATCATACATTGCTCCCTAGTGTACCCATCATACATTACTCCCTAGTGTACCTAAAATACATTACTCCCTAGTGTACCCATCAAACATTGCTCCCTAGTGTACCCATCATACATTGCTCCCTAGTGTACCCATCATACATTACTCCCCAGTGTACCCATCATACATTGCTTCCTAGTGTACCCATCATACATTGCTCCCCAGTGTATCCATCATACATTGCTCCCTAGTGTACCCATCATACATTGCTCCCTAGTGTACCCATCATACAGTACTCCCTTGTGTACCCATCATACATTGCTCCCTAGTGTACCCATCATGCATTGCCCCTAGTGTACCCATCATTCATTGCTCCCTAGTGTACCCATCATACATTGCTCCCTATTGTACCCTTCATGTATAGCTCCCAAGTGTACCCGTAATACATTGCTCCCTAGCGTACCCATCATACATTGCTCTCTGGCGTACCCATCATGCATTGCTCCCTTGTGTTCCTATCTCACATTACCTCCTATTGCACCCATCATGCTTTGCTCCCTAAATGTTTCTTTCCAATTATTTTCTAATAGCTTATAGGTTTTTTATTAATTCCATCGACAGGAGAATACATGATCATCAAGCAAACGTTAGGATCACCATTGGCATTCAGTATCGTCTGGTTAAAGCTGATAATTGTCATCCCTTGTTCCTCCGCAATAACTGCACTCACGTTCTCCGCATACGCCATCGAACCATTTTTCCGCGATTGCTTCGAGAGGGATGATCTTGAGGCCCCGCGTAAGATCTTGGCTGCGTTCACTTTATGTAAGATTTCCTCTGGAAAAACTAGTCCCTGATAGGCGAGGCGTAGTCAGgcactgaaaaaaataacgcCTGGCTAAGGGTAGAAATTTGAATAAGCTACTCCCCAGAAGAGCTGTATAAGTGCCTCGTGTTGCACTAATAGACTTCGATGACGAGGGGGACTGTAGGGAAGTAACGAAAACTGACAGTACATAGCACTGTTGGCAAAAAGAAACTAGTTACTGTCAATATCGCTTTGGATATCATCTATGTAGACAAGGAACAAATCCGATTCTGATATAAGCGCTTCCCTCGTATAAGCACCTCGCCTAGGGCACAGTAAACCCTCTCCACGTTATGTGGTTTAGCTCGTCCTAGCTCCTCACGGAGCTCCGAAACAGGTAACCCGGCTAGAAAACTGAGTCTAGGCTACCTTCCAGATGGGTATTAGTATTATAATGTCATCATTCTATTTACACCTTTTACAGGTTTTATTACATACGTGAATGTGATGAGTGCCAAGGTTGCCGCGCGGGTACAGAACGTCTTCACGGTCGGCAAAACCCTCGCCTTagtcatgatcatcatcacagGGCTCGTCAGACTGGCACGAGATAAAGGTACAACACGCTTGCTAGGGGTACACGGGGTGTGGCACATCACGCTTGCTAGGGGTACACGGGGTGTGGTACATCACGCTTGCTAGGGGTACATGGGGTGTGGTACATCACGCTTACTAGGGGTACACGGGGTGTGGTACATCACGCTTGCTAGGGGTACATGGGGTGTGGCACATCACGCTTGCTAGGGTTTATGGGGTGTGGTACATCACGCTTGCTAGGGGTTCATGGGGTGTGGTACATCACGCTTGCTAGGCGTACATGGGGTGTGGTACATCACGCTTGCTAGGGGTACATGGGGTGTGGTACATCACGCTTGCTAGGGGTACATGGGGTGTGGCACATCACGCTTGCTAGGGGTACACGGGGTGTGGTACATCACACTTGCTAGGGGTACATGGGGTGTGGCACATTACGCTTGCTAGGGGTACATGGGGTGTGGCACATCACGCTTGCTAGGGGTACATGGGGTGTGGTACATCACGCTTGCTAGGGGTACATGGGGTGTGGCACATCACGCTTGCTAGGGGTACATGGGGTATGGTAAATCACGCTTGCTTGGGGTACATGGGATGTGGTACATCACGCTTGCTAGGGGTACACGGGGTGTGGTACATCACGCTTGCTTGGGGTACATGGGGTGTGGCACATCACCCTTGCTAGGGGTACATGGGGTGTGGCACATCACGCTTGCTAGGGGTACATGGGGTGTGGCACATCACGCTTGCTAGGGGTACATGGGTGTGGCACATCACGCTTGCATGCTAGGGATACATGAGGGTGCGTGCGGCACAAGGCGGAAGGGTGTGGTACATACCCACaaatcttgttttgaaaactctcTAGTAGAGAGAACTTCGTATCTGCTTTTCACTAAAAGATTTCAAGGGTTCGTGCCtcatgcaggcccgtacccaggatttttcttggggggggggggtgcgaaatccgaaaaatgGGACTTAAtaattccgggggggggggagtgggaAGGAATTTCTCTGATAAAATCTGcccatgcctttgcagtatccccacgggacgtttattgtcggatttggctacataccagagtgatctagctgatgcttaatagttttgtctacaaataatagcacgtctattgagaaccgaaagtggaccttcgacCGTTGttgggggtgcgttcgcaccccctgcaccacccctgggtacgggcctgtcatgTCTGTTTAGTTTCAATTAAACGTTTATAACGTATAACCTCAAACGATCGTCAGGATTTATTAGGTTCTTTCAAAGCTACAATATCTTAGCGACAGGTTCTGCTAAAATAAGAGAAATAGGAGGCCGTCATgcggcaaaatagatttcggTGACGCAGCTTAATGACCGCGATCACCTTAATATCATGTTTCAAGCGCTTAgatcaattatttattacagGTTCGTACCGTTTtgtatcataatcatcatcatcatcatcatcatcaccatcatcatcatcatcatcatcatcaccatcatcaccatcatcatatcatcatatcatcaatATCAGCACCCACGCCAccacaccatcatcatcatcatttatttcctttatcatttatataaaaacaaaatgaaaataaaaattgctaTACAGATTAAGAGGaaagaaacataaaaaaatcgaTGAATAAATCCCCAGGTTCCTCCACTAATAACTTCGACGAACCCTTCGATGGAACGACCTCGGTGATTGGGAGGATAGGACTTGCATTCCAGGCTGGACTTTGGGCGTTTGAAGGATGGTAAGAAAAACGTTCAAATACACAAAGCCCCATGATCAGCGCTTATTAAATTTTACTCCAACGCGgctaacaaatattttttattgctaTTATTTAACAAAGCGATATCTTTTGTACTAGAACAATGGCGTTTTTTTACAAGAGGTATAGTTCTATTTTAACAGCCTATTTATTCCGCAGGGATGCATTAAATGATGTTTCAGAGGAAGTAAAAAATCCCCGGAGGTAAAATAAGGCTACTTAACAATATGGGACAAGGATATTATTAGTTCTCATAGTGTTTGACTGCGCAACCCTAGACCTcccaaaatatataatttccATGGGCCAGACCATTTTTTGGTATACCAAATCGGGTAACAAAACATGAATACCATCAAATGAAACCTTAGATTGAGAGGATAAAAATATGTATGATAAACCTTACGAAAGAGTAGCTTTAACATATAATTTTAGCAATATTAATTAGATTAGTTAAAAAGATAACGAACCCCTATTGCCGCAGGACCTATCGGTTCACCGTAGTTCTTATACGGAGCATTACTTTTGAAATCCGCATTTAGCATGAAAACGAGTCTCTAAATTTATATCTGTAAAACTATGCAATACATTTAATCGGAGAGCCTGAATCTAAGAAATATTATAGCTAGTACATAGAAAAGGGTATTTCAATCACTAAaagttgttttaattttttttaacctgtttcaaattatttttaaaaaccttTTTCTTCGTGTTGCAATCAAGAataatccaaaatggcggcttttttgAAAGGTGAGTAAAACACTAATCTTCGCTATTTTCTGCAAATCTGCAACGGTTGATCGGGTTATAAGGTACAAAATGGGACTTATAGATACCATAGATACGAAATCAATTTAtataaatcaataattttAATAAATGTGGGGATTTTTCAAAGAACTTACAGTCATTCGAAATAAAGAATTGTAATTTTCGTGTCTAAGAtacttataataattttttttcttattgtgGTGCATAGGAGCCTGCCATTCTCGTTTTGATAGGGGTAGAAAACGATCTAGAGAAGAGTCTTCATTGTACGGAAGACCAGTAAGAGCTTGTTTCACCCAGAGACATTAATTCTTGGAAAACGCTTTTCGAGGCAGCAAACATTTGAAATCATGAGCCTGTACTGGAGATCGCCCAGGAGCTAGATAAAGGAGAAATTCCTCGTATCTATTATCACAGAAACTGTCGCATTGTTTTTACTCTTAAGAAGTCTCTCATAGGAATCATAGAAGATGGTTGCAAGTCAGGTCAAGAGGAAACTTccgaagagaaaaaaacaatcaacTAGGAAGATATCACCTACCTCTGGACAAGAATCTATGAAGAAGTTTGCATTTTCTGTGACAAAAAAGGCAAGTTCATCATTCATCCTGTTACAAGATTTACACTAAAAGATCCGCCCAATGCTCGGTTAGAATCGAGTGCCCTTGAAAAAGTGTATAGCTTCATCAGAACAAGGCTTCTTGGAGACAGAAAGATTATAAAGCTTTCCGCCCTTCTACTGTCAAACCTCAAAAATAGAGGAGATGCTATCACTGAATGCCGATTCATCTTTGAAGCATGCTGATCTGGGAAGtagcagaataaaaaaaataacgaagGCGATGTGGAATCCTTATTGCATATACTGAAGACTAAAAGGCTAAACCCATTCGATAGTGCGCTTCAAGAGCTGGTGTGCTTGTCAACAGGGAAAGCAGCAACCCACGACATCTGCAAAGATCTCCTTGATGCCAGGGAAGTAGGAGAGAAAGCCTATCAAGTATTCAGAACAAAACGCCTTGAATCTACGCCTCCCCTGGTGAAGCTCCACGATCCTATACGTAAGTCCAAGCTTCGAACACTCAGCGATCTGAGCAAGGAAATCAAACTGCAGCGGAGCATGCAGCTATAGCACCAAGTTAGAAAGACGGCATGTAAACTTAACTGCAGCGGTGACTTAGAACTATGTTTTCATTGACTATCGTATCACTTAAGAAGATAATAGTGTAGGTTTTAGTGAATCCATTTTGGATAttggttgccatagcaacaatACGAAATCATTAACAAGTAACTGTCCCTTAACTTTATAACATGTGGCCGTAGTCGAAATAAGCTTTGGATGTTAGAAAACATATTCATAATTTTCTTTTAACCATTACAAACTAAGCATGCGGATAGAGGGGGATGGATTTGGGTGGATTTCCACCTCCCCAGTTATAAGCCCTCTATCCGACCATTATTCACCCCACATTtggaaatcctggatccgcccctgatgtATACATCATGCTTAAAGGGCTGATGGCGCCACTAATCACGTGATTAAACACTCACAACGTTTTATTTCACATGTCTATCATATATCTTTAAGTAGAAGGGTTAATAAGCTTTCCAAAAATGTATGATAACCCTTGTCACTTGCCTTGTCTGTTTTTGGTACCAAATTGCCACATTTGGCGTGTTTCTTTGTCCGTatattgaaaaagaaactGAGATAGGCTGATTGGTTTCTGTGGCAACGAAAAAGTAGGATGACCAAACGAGACGATTGTAATCTCGTGCCATAATTATGAATGAAATAAAcccaaaacattttgttaaaacgtcttcttttatgttttttctttactaAGTACATAAAGTAAGCATGATATAGAAAAAGgataatgacgtcactttgtcacgtgattacAGACTCAAAGCTACTCATTTGTAATGTATATCATAAATTTCCACAAACTACCTTTTCAAAAAGGTATGATAGCCTTTTTCACCTTTCTTGGTACCAAAAAGCTAATTTTGGAGTCCTGGCCCATGGACCCCCAGAAAATGAAattggtcattttttatttggaaAATTATTGCATATCAGTCagtcttgttttaaaaactgtcgtttttctagctcgatCGGTCATTTCCTGATTAGGCATTGGATAcaatatttgggagtccgcttcaatcattttttcgcttttttatcgctctaggactttgtaagtcgagaatctccacgtaaacttgcaggaattcgtgttaactacgattttgctgacagccatcttggaaatggtgcctggtccctaacgttttggaatatcacaggtcttcCGCGCGCTTGCCTCAGGCtcttttatattatttagaaaaacgaaagccattgattgatatgccAATGACTGCTTACCCTCCTCTCGACTTCCCAGGTTCCCCACCAATACAAGTGTCGTGGGTTTACCCGGGGTCTCGCAGCCAGTGAAGCGGAAGAGAGGTTTTAAAATTAAAGGCTTTTTCCTCTCTTAATCTCTCTTTCAGCATCATATTTCGGCGTCGTCCAGCAAAATGCCTTGTGCCTGAATAGTCATTATATTCGTGTGAGTGACAtctactgtatggtgtctagaTGAACTTGTTAACGTTAACTTGGTTGTACTGTACAGGAATATGCCACTGGCTGTGCTGGGAAGTATATCAGGAGTGACTGCCATCTATTTCTTGGTTAACATCGCCTATTTTGCTGTGCTCACGAGTGACGAAGTAAAGGAATCTCCAGCGACGGGCGTGGTAAGTTTCCTTAGAGAGGATGTAAGGCGTAGGGCAGGAATAGTCCTCCCGGGGTGCTTACGCTGTTCTTTTTATTGGCCGTTccaaatgaaaataagcttAGTTGATTCATTCATACattcatccatccatccatccaactatccatccatccatccatccatctattcattcattcacAGATTCATCGTGGTTCCCTTTcgtaacattttttcaacttcacCCCTTTTCAATCAGGAACATCATTAAATCATAGCGAATATATCTATAGGAAGATTTTTAAGCAGATATTGGATGGTGAAAACTAAATAAACCCAACTTAAAAATTGGCGATGATATTTAAAGTTAAAGagcaaaatgttacaaaaaggaacacCCTTTAGGTTTCAGCcaacaaaaatacagaaaaaccGAAATCACGCTGTATCATCGGGATATATCATCTATCTGGACTTTAGCATACCCCTCCTAGCTTCCTAACCTGCTTTGATTTGCGTAGAATTTTCGAGGCTTCAAGACCGTGCTCAGATCAATGGACTTTATGGGGACCCGTGCCAATCATAAGATTCAAATTTAACGCACTTAAAGTCACCTCACAAAAAAGCGTAAAATCGATCGAGTTCTTCCGCTTGAGGCCCCTCAACTCGTTGTACGCATAGAAGGATAGTTAAGGAAGATTCTCTCAAAACTTGGTTACATTTCACCTAAATATAAATGATTTATAAAGAAAACTCGAGCGAAATTGGCCTCAGAGGCGAATCCAAAAATACTCAAATTTTGGCACTTTCTATCCGGCCCGAgagatttgaaataaatacCCAATGAAGCGGTGGATCTTTTTGCTTATGCATGTATAAAAGAGATCAAATATTGGTGGGGAACATATCCAAGAAGTAAAGCAAGAACGTAGAAGAAAttgcttttttgatttttttccttgaCCCGCTGAAAATGCTtaaatgttacaaaaaggaacattttGGGGTGCTATAACTAGTGCAggataaaaaagtattttatttaaaaagatttttatttctatGCAATTCTAGGTTTGATAATGTTTTATAGGTCTGTTTATagcaaagaaatatatatgtgagatcacaataatattttattgaaatatatgtC from Nematostella vectensis chromosome 8, jaNemVect1.1, whole genome shotgun sequence encodes:
- the LOC5501012 gene encoding Y+L amino acid transporter 2; protein product: MEKESLDTSNPEFKIESGEKLRKAQDKFTLKRMLGIAGSSAMVAGIMIGSGIFISARWVLVYSGSVGMAMLLWALCGQVAFVGGLCWVELALTFPKCGGEYMIIKQTLGSPLAFSIVWLKLIIVIPCSSAITALTFSAYAIEPFFRDCFERDDLEAPRKILAAFTLCFITYVNVMSAKVAARVQNVFTVGKTLALVMIIITGLVRLARDKGSSTNNFDEPFDGTTSVIGRIGLAFQAGLWAFEGWDALNDVSEEVKNPRRNMPLAVLGSISGVTAIYFLVNIAYFAVLTSDEVKESPATGVAFAAKMYGSFDWIIPVCVACSVFGSQNASTFTSGRIFFAAAREGHLPSFLAMIHRTKRTPVPSLLFQNIIACLLLIPAKATIASLTSVFSFGEWFTYTITVVGLLWTRYRRPGLRRPFKLPILVPVLFFLMSVYLALSPAVSAPMESLWSFLLLMSGIPVYYVLIHWKLAPKCISRMLDSFAYKVQKVLDVVYPDTDVRI